A region of Peptococcaceae bacterium DNA encodes the following proteins:
- a CDS encoding cell wall metabolism sensor histidine kinase WalK translates to MNSRIGVKLLASYILLVVITLVIAGVLLNPLFKGYLLEARKQQLLREAEEIAALANKLNNREMNEETFNRVMDALNSYTDTRFLIIDREGTVIASSLVSPGPDNRPFFHRGMRIAREETEQQVLSGQTIVKQNVSRFVNVPVITVGLPVTAVGLNGEKRVGGAVFAFSPVRQVTDLMKKNYYYLAISSLIAVLLAAAIAFYFSRLISQPLKNMNEAALRMAGGNYKTRIEPSSRDEVGELATSLNYLANQLDLNVTALQQEKSKLESIVTSINEGLLAVDRQGRIILANPVVENIVMTPSKKITGQRLADVTSRPDLVRPFEAVLESGLAASSVLKIINRSFRVAVSPIKQEDGSLLGAVGILQDISEMEKVEQLRRDFIANVSHELRAPITVIRGYVDCLLDGVADNAPDYYHRIIKSETLRLERLIKDIMDLSLLQSGKIQLELEEVDLAQLVSETAGKFKQRAKAKDINLITDTGNRQNITAYCDPDRMEQLLVILLDNALKFTPGGGTVEVLLKEESNQVVLSVKDSGIGISEEDLPYIWERFYKADKSRSRMAEDGTGLGLFIAKQIAELHQAELAAESEPSRGSTFTLRLRKQQ, encoded by the coding sequence ATGAATTCGAGGATCGGTGTCAAGCTGCTCGCATCTTATATTCTGCTGGTGGTAATCACCCTTGTCATTGCCGGCGTTCTTTTAAACCCGCTGTTTAAGGGGTACTTGCTTGAGGCCAGGAAGCAACAACTCCTGCGCGAGGCCGAAGAGATCGCCGCGCTGGCCAACAAGCTGAACAACCGGGAGATGAACGAAGAGACGTTCAACAGGGTGATGGATGCCCTGAACTCCTATACCGATACCCGGTTTTTGATTATCGACCGGGAAGGGACGGTCATCGCCTCGTCCCTTGTTTCGCCGGGCCCGGATAACAGGCCCTTTTTCCACAGGGGAATGCGCATCGCCAGGGAGGAAACGGAGCAGCAGGTTTTATCAGGCCAAACCATAGTCAAACAAAACGTTTCGCGGTTTGTTAACGTGCCGGTGATTACCGTCGGGCTGCCGGTTACGGCGGTCGGGTTAAACGGCGAAAAAAGGGTGGGGGGGGCGGTGTTCGCCTTTTCGCCGGTCCGGCAGGTCACGGATCTGATGAAAAAGAACTATTATTACCTGGCGATTTCCAGTCTTATTGCCGTGCTGCTGGCCGCCGCAATCGCTTTTTACTTTTCCAGGCTCATTTCCCAGCCCCTTAAAAACATGAATGAAGCGGCGCTTCGCATGGCCGGCGGGAACTATAAAACCAGGATAGAACCCTCGAGCCGGGATGAAGTCGGAGAACTGGCGACGTCCTTGAATTACCTGGCCAACCAGCTGGACTTGAATGTCACTGCCCTGCAGCAGGAAAAAAGCAAGCTGGAGTCGATCGTCACCAGCATCAACGAGGGTCTGCTGGCGGTGGACCGGCAAGGCCGGATCATCCTGGCCAATCCCGTTGTTGAAAACATCGTCATGACTCCCAGCAAAAAAATTACCGGGCAGCGGCTGGCGGATGTCACCAGCCGGCCCGACCTGGTCCGGCCCTTTGAGGCCGTGCTGGAAAGCGGCCTTGCCGCTTCATCCGTTTTGAAAATAATCAACCGCTCCTTCAGGGTCGCTGTCTCGCCCATCAAGCAGGAAGACGGTTCCCTGCTAGGGGCGGTGGGCATCCTGCAGGACATCAGCGAAATGGAAAAGGTGGAACAGCTGCGCCGCGATTTTATCGCCAACGTGTCGCACGAATTGCGGGCGCCCATCACGGTGATCAGGGGCTATGTCGACTGCCTGCTGGACGGGGTGGCTGACAATGCTCCCGATTATTACCACCGGATAATCAAGAGCGAGACCCTGAGGCTGGAAAGGCTGATCAAGGACATCATGGACTTAAGCCTGCTGCAGTCCGGCAAGATCCAGCTGGAACTGGAAGAAGTGGACCTGGCTCAACTGGTTTCGGAAACAGCCGGCAAGTTCAAGCAGAGGGCCAAGGCCAAGGATATAAATCTGATCACCGACACCGGAAACAGGCAGAATATAACCGCATACTGCGATCCTGACCGGATGGAGCAGCTCCTGGTGATCCTGCTGGATAACGCCCTGAAGTTTACGCCGGGAGGCGGGACGGTGGAGGTTCTCCTCAAGGAAGAAAGCAACCAGGTCGTATTGAGCGTGAAGGATTCGGGGATAGGCATTTCCGAAGAGGATTTGCCCTACATCTGGGAGCGGTTTTACAAGGCGGACAAGTCCAGGAGCCGCATGGCCGAGGACGGC